From one Eucalyptus grandis isolate ANBG69807.140 chromosome 9, ASM1654582v1, whole genome shotgun sequence genomic stretch:
- the LOC104420562 gene encoding uncharacterized protein LOC104420562 translates to MAGDSAVLTWQKAMSYGQMRFFEFMQYANSPSKSPACPDQEYLKADDDQAKQQIEAGTSSKTPSSLPVRSSNREPVVGQLIADSSGQPRASPPDTAPDGSCSGNGKSNQPQLEDVKRTLQHKEKDSRWRMFEFAMNRLKRRRAATHRK, encoded by the exons ATGGCAGGGGATTCGGCAGTTTTGACGTGGCAAAAGGCTATGAGCTATGGACAGATGAGGTTCTTCGAGTTTATGCAGTATGCTAATTCTCCATCGAAGTCACCGGCGTGCCCCGATCAG GAATATCTCAAAGCCGACGATGATCAAGCCAAGCAACAGATAGAAGCAGGGACGTCATCTAAAACTCCGTCATCACTTCCCGTCAGAAGCAGCAACAGAGAACCGGTCGTGGGTCAACTCATCGCCGATTCTTCTGGCCAACCTAGAGCGAGCCCACCGGACACGGCGCCAGATGGCTCATGCTCGGGAAATGGCAAATCGAATCAGCCTCAACTTGAAGATGTCAAGCGGACATTGCAGCACAAGGAGAAGGATTCCAGATGGAGGATGTTTGAGTTTGCTATGAATCGCCTGAAACGGCGAAGAGCAGCAACTCATAGGAAGTAG
- the LOC104418905 gene encoding uncharacterized protein LOC104418905, with product MEGQMKSGSSGEVLDGSNIMKLVENEEVFANFVDHKFEQLDLDHDGQLSVKELEPAVADIGAALGLPAQGSSEDSDHIYSEVLNEFTHGKQEKVNKTEFKEVLSDILVGMAAGLKRDPIVILRIDGEDLLEFVNGPSFESEMVSIYSQIEVPDGSVRDCIVKALEKLTVEQGMPPCWDAWVVSNIVEPALQSGADNNLDKPVSEETFLVEFKKVAERVAQHLKEQPVIVAHSENTFDGSGIKRLLSNKFELDKALNAAIENVPKDKHGKISKEYLRVALDALAPSAGLPPFGAVDQMDAIMNEAFKMMDADDGKIVKEEEFKKILTEILGSAMLQLEANPVLVSSNSVVHEPRDSSSSLLQASP from the exons ATGGAAGGGCAGATGAAAAGCGGGAGCAGCGGGGAGGTTCTGGACGGTTCCAACATAATGAAGTTGGTTGAGAACGAGGAGGTTTTCGCCAACTTCGTGGATCATAAGTTTGAGCAGCTGGACCTCGACCACGACGGCCAACTCTCAGTCAAGGAGCTCGAGCCCGCCGTCGCCGACATTGGTGCCGCCCTTGGCTTGCCTGCGCAGGGCTCTTCCGAGGATTCCGATCACATTTACTCCGAG GTTCTGAATGAGTTCACCCATGGAAAACAAGAGAAAGTGAACAAGACTGAGTTTAAGGAGGTGCTATCTGACATTCTGGTGGGCATGGCGGCTGGCTTGAAGAGAGACCCTATTGTTATCCTCCGCATTGATGGGGAGGACCTCTTAGAGTTTGTCAACGGCCCGAGTTTTGAGTCGGAAATGGTCTCTATATACTCGCAGATAGAAGTGCCCGATGGATCAGTTAGAGATTGCATTGTCAAGGCCTTGGAGAAATTAACAGTCGAACAAGGGATGCCCCCGTGTTGGGACGCTTGg GTCGTGAGCAACATTGTGGAACCAGCTTTGCAGTCTGGAGCAGATAATAATTTAGACAAGCCTGTATCTGAAGAGACATTCTTGGTGGAATTCAAGAAAGTAGCAGAGAGAGTGGCTCAACATCTTAAGGAGCAGCCTGTGATCGTCGCTCACAGCGAGAATACCTTTGATGGAAGTGGAATTAAGAGACTGTTGTCGAACAAATTCGAATTAGACAAG GCGTTAAATGCAGCCATAGAGAATGTGCCAAAAGATAAACATGGGAAGATCTCAAAGGAGTATCTGCGCGTGGCATTGGATGCATTGGCCCCTTCAGCTGGGTTACCTCCATTCGGGGCAGTTGATCAG ATGGACGCTATCATgaatgaagcattcaagatgatgGACGCGGACGACGGGAAGATTGTGAAGGAAGAAGAGTTCAAGAAGATACTCACGGAGATACTGGGGAGCGCCATGCTGCAACTAGAGGCCAATCCCGTCTTGGTCTCATCGAATTCTGTCGTGCACGAGCCCCGCGATTCTTCCTCGTCACTTCTGCAGGCGTCTCCCTAG
- the LOC104418907 gene encoding probable aquaporin TIP4-3, which yields MAGPGVVAGDEESVLSGSRVQPFSTPMEERGNVKDTGRHKPTSLSEILGLKDFFSLEVWRASVAELLGMAVLVFALDTIVISSYETDTKTANLIMSFLIAITVAILLLATSPVSGGHVNPVITFTAALTGLISLSRAAVYILAQCGGAVLGALALEAVVNSKIEQTFSLGGCTLNVVAPGPEGPVTIGLGLVQALWLEIICTFVFLFTSIWIAIDHRQAKALGRLIIFSIIGVVVGLIVFISTTVTGTKGYAGVGMNPARCLGPALVRGGHLWSGHWVFWVGPAIACVGFYLYMKVVPTKHFHHAEGYKYDVLNILKASFA from the exons ATGGCAGGACCTGGAGTCGTCGCAGGAGATGAAGAGAGCGTTCTTAGCGGAAGCAGAGTCCAGCCATTCTCTACCCCAAT GGAGGAACGGGGGAACGTGAAGGACACAGGAAGGCATAAGCCCACTTCCCTGTCTGAGATCTTGGGCTTGAAGGACTTCTTCTCTTTGGAG GTATGGCGAGCGTCGGTGGCGGAGCTCCTAGGCATGGCGGTGCTCGTGTTCGCCTTGGACACCATAGTGATCTCCTCCTACGAGACCGATACCAAAACGGCGAACCTGATCATGTCGTTCCTCATCGCCATCACCGTGgccatcctcctcctcgccaccTCACCCGTCTCCGGCGGCCACGTCAACCCGGTCATCACTTTCACTGCCGCGCTCACCGGCCTCATCTCCCTCTCGAGGGCCGCCGTCTACATTCTGGCCCAGTGCGGCGGTGCGGTGCTCGGTGCGCTGGCGCTCGAGGCCGTGGTCAACAGCAAGATCGAGCAAACCTTCTCCCTTGGAGGCTGCACGCTCAACGTCGTCGCACCCGGCCCGGAGGGGCCCGTCACGATCGGGCTCGGGTTGGTCCAGGCCCTGTGGCTCGAGATTATCTGCACCTTCGTGTTCCTATTCACGTCGATCTGGATAGCCATTGATCATCGCCAAGCGAAGGCCCTGGGCCGGCTCATCATCTTCAGCATCATCGGGGTGGTGGTCGGGCTCATCGTGTTCATCTCGACCACCGTCACCGGGACGAAAGGCTACGCCGGAGTGGGGATGAACCCGGCGAGGTGTTTGGGCCCGGCCCTTGTGAGGGGAGGCCATCTTTGGAGTGGGCATTGGGTGTTTTGGGTCGGGCCGGCCATCGCTTGTGTGGGATTCTATCTCTACATGAAGGTCGTTCCGACCAAGCATTTCCATCATGCCGAGGGTTACAAGTACGATGTGTTGAACATTTTGAAGGCCTCATTTGCTTAG